A segment of the Kazachstania africana CBS 2517 chromosome 2, complete genome genome:
AATCGCTTGGAAATCCTTAGCATTGGGTTTCTTGAGCATGTATGTCCCGATTGGAAGCTTCTTTATGTTTCTTCGATGGGCCTCTTTTGTAGTTCGGACTAGAAATATAAATACTGTATCTAGAAAATGTTCCAGCATCGACTTAAATTAGGATGTTGAAAAGATAGTTAACGACTTCGTTGGCATGTTTAGATCCTCGATTCTTCAAGCAAGATTGCGAATTGTATGTATCATTTCCCCTCTGTTGAGCCATTCTTATAGAAAGCTTAGTTACTGACATCAGCTTTTTTCGTAGTCAACAAATGTGGTTAGTCGAACAACAGCTTTGAAACTGGTTCCTTTGAACACCAGAGGTCAATTTAGACGTTATAAATCTACAGAGCCACAAATAAATGAGATTCAGAATAGTCTGCCTTCAATTGATGACTTATCTCAAACTTCATCAACTATATTGGATCAGGTTTCCTCACTTCCCGGCGAATTATCGAATCAAATTGGTTATTTAAATAGTATAGGTTTGGCACAGACATGGCATTGGCCGGCTGATATCATTCAACATTGTTTGGAGTACACTCATGTTTACACTGGAATGCCATGGTGGGGCACTATATGTACGGTAACCGTACTTATAAGACTCTTACTGTTCCCACTGTATGTAAAATCATCTGATACAGTGGCAAGAAATTCTAAAATAAAGCCAGAATTAGataaaattacaaaagacCTGATGGAGACTACAGACTTGGCCAAAGGTCAAATGATtgcattgaaaagaaagaaactaTTGAGTGATAATGGGGTAAAAACCAGATGGTTATTCGCTCCCATACTACAAATGCCTATTGCTCTTggctttttcaatggtttGAGAAATATGGCTAACTTCCCCGTGGATGGATTTGGTGACCAAGGTGCCTTCtggtttcaaaatctttcGATGGCAGATCCTTATCTTGGGTTGCAACTCATAACGGCAGCTGTCTTCATGGGATTCACAAGACTCGGAGGTGAAACTGGTGCACAGCAGTTTTCTGGTCCAATGAAACGAGTGTTTGTCATTTTACCTTTGTTATCAATTCCTGCTACTATGAAATTATCGTCAGCTGTAGTATTATATTTTGCAGTCAACGGGTTTTGTTCAGTCGTACAGACTCTAATTCTGAGAAATAAATGGATTCGATCAAAGttaaaaatctttgaagTCGTAAAACAaccaatatcaatatctgTGGAAAATAAAGGTATTATGGCCACtctaaaagaaaatgctgCAAATGCTAAGGCACaatcaagaagaaagcAAGAAATGTATGCTAAACAGAAAAAGCTTCAGGACGAAATCAAACAAAGAAAGGATGATGCTAAAATAAGAATAGTGCGTAGATCTGAATTGAAAGACTAAGCTTCTTACAAAAACTTGTGAATAAGCtatatgtgtatatataatatcaatacCATCAACATCAAAacgaaagaaaattaaaattaaacaataaataataaatatatacCAAAGTGAATTGTTCATTGGGCAAAGAAGTCACCAGGACTCTTGATGAAATGCTGTAAAATAGTTTGGATCGCGCCAAGCTTTTGACCCATACTACTTGCTAAATCTTCTTGATCTATAAAGCTCATGGAGAAAACAATGGCTAAGTTGGACGCGTCCATACGATTGTTGGAAACGTGTTGATGAACcttatttaaatgaaaaacaaTGCGCTTCATAGTCTCATAATAGCAGGCCGgtaatttatttaataaaGCTACTAGTTCCCTATTATAATCATCATACTTTAACTCGGAAGATCTCAGTCTCATGGCAA
Coding sequences within it:
- the OXA1 gene encoding membrane insertase OXA1 (similar to Saccharomyces cerevisiae OXA1 (YER154W); ancestral locus Anc_8.206) → MFRSSILQARLRISTNVVSRTTALKLVPLNTRGQFRRYKSTEPQINEIQNSLPSIDDLSQTSSTILDQVSSLPGELSNQIGYLNSIGLAQTWHWPADIIQHCLEYTHVYTGMPWWGTICTVTVLIRLLLFPLYVKSSDTVARNSKIKPELDKITKDLMETTDLAKGQMIALKRKKLLSDNGVKTRWLFAPILQMPIALGFFNGLRNMANFPVDGFGDQGAFWFQNLSMADPYLGLQLITAAVFMGFTRLGGETGAQQFSGPMKRVFVILPLLSIPATMKLSSAVVLYFAVNGFCSVVQTLILRNKWIRSKLKIFEVVKQPISISVENKGIMATLKENAANAKAQSRRKQEMYAKQKKLQDEIKQRKDDAKIRIVRRSELKD